The genomic stretch TAATCTTAAAAGCAGATCAGCGTTCTGGCAAGAAAACAAAAGGTATCGTAAAAGATATCTTAACGAACTCACCTACTCACCCACACGGCATTAAGGTACGCCTGGAAGACGGTCAAGTTGGACGAGTTATTGACATATTGAATGCCTAACACAAAAACGGTCACCTCCTCGGGACCGTTTTTTCTGTACATGGAATACATTGGATATCCGTATACTAGTTGATAGATTTTTTTAAAGGAGTTCACTTCATGAACATAGATGCTCTAAAAAAACGAATTGATGTTAGTACAAAAAGAATTCCAGCAGATGTTGTAATAAAAAACGGAAAAATCATTGATGTGTTTAATCTTCAAGTTATGGAAGGCGATGTTGCGATCGTTGATGGCTATATTGCCGGTATTGGGGAGTACGAAGGACTTGAAATCATTGATGCAACGGGCAAATTTATATCCCCTGCCTTCATTGACGGCCATGTTCACATCGAGTCATCTATGGTGACGCCGGCAGAGTTCAGCAAAGTGCTGCTCGCCCATGGCGTTACAACGGTCATAACGGATCCTCATGAGATTGGCAACGTTTCTGGAGCTGATGGGATCTCTTTTATGCTGAATCAGTCTGAAGGGCTTCCTCTGGACGTTAGAGTGATGTTACCTTCATCTGTTCCAGCAACTCCTTTTGAGAATGCAGGAGCTGTCTTAAAAGCATCTGACCTAGAACCCTTTTTAGCCCATCCCCGTGTTCTCGGTTTAGCGGAAGTGATGGATTTTCCTGCTGTTTTTAGAGGAGATGAGGATATGCTGCAAAAGATCGTTTTAACAGCTGATCAGAATGGAAAGGTCGACGGTCACGCGGCAGGTTTAGACGCTAATGGCATCAACGTATATCGTTCTTCACTAA from Bacillus sp. E(2018) encodes the following:
- a CDS encoding YwbE family protein; the encoded protein is MHRKRANITPGLPVNVILKADQRSGKKTKGIVKDILTNSPTHPHGIKVRLEDGQVGRVIDILNA